Below is a window of Saccharomonospora viridis DSM 43017 DNA.
TTCCCCGGATTCGCCGAGATCAGCGCACGGACACACCGTTCCCCCTCACGATCGCCCCCGCACGTCCTCCGACCTCCGGCGAAGAGGTCACCGAGGCCTCGTGCACCCTCGGCCGACCCCTCCACCGTCAGCGGATCACCAGGGTTTTCGTGCCGGAACGCGCCACATCGGGGCCCCGTCGAGAACCCGGATGTCGATGCCCCCGTCCGGGTCCTATGCTCCTGCACCCCGGTCGAAGCCGGGTACAAGCCGGGTACAGACGCCGTTGACCCCCTCGCGCCCATCGCTGAGACTCGTGCCTGTCGTTGAGAGCAGAATCGCACGCTCTCACGTAGGAATTAGTAGGACGCCCTACTAAACTCGCCGGTAACGCGAGAGGCAGCAGGAAGGATCGTCATGGGTGACATCACGCGGATCGGCGTGATCGGCGCAGGGTTGATGGGATCGGGAATCGCGGAGGTCGCCGCCCGGGCCGGCCGCGACGTGGTCGTCGTCGAGGCCAACGCCGCCGCGGCGGACGCCGGCCGCGAACGGATCGAGAAGTCCCTCGCCCGGGGCGTCGAGAAGGGTAAGTTGTCCGCCGAGGATCGGGACGCCGCTCTCGGCCGTCTGACGTTCACCACCGACATGGAAGCCTGCTCCGATCGGGAGCTGGTGGTCGAGGCGATCGCCGAGAACGAGGCCCTCAAGCTCGAGGTGTTCGGCAAGCTGGACCGGATCGTGCAGAGCAAGGACGCCATCCTCGCGTCCAACACCTCGTCGCTTCCGATCATGCGGTTGGCGATGGCCACCCAACGGCCGGAGTACGTGGTCGGGCTGCACTTTTTCAACCCGGTCCCGGTGCAGAAACTCGTCGAACTGATCCCGTCGCTGCTCACCGGCGAGGAGACCGCCAAACGGGCGGAGGCGTTCGCCTCCGAGGTCCTCGGCAAGACCGTCATCAAGGCACCGGACCGTGCGGGCTTCGTCGTCAACGCGCTTTTGGTCCCCTACCTGCTCTCGGCCATCCGCATGGTGGAGGCCGGCCA
It encodes the following:
- a CDS encoding 3-hydroxybutyryl-CoA dehydrogenase produces the protein MGDITRIGVIGAGLMGSGIAEVAARAGRDVVVVEANAAAADAGRERIEKSLARGVEKGKLSAEDRDAALGRLTFTTDMEACSDRELVVEAIAENEALKLEVFGKLDRIVQSKDAILASNTSSLPIMRLAMATQRPEYVVGLHFFNPVPVQKLVELIPSLLTGEETAKRAEAFASEVLGKTVIKAPDRAGFVVNALLVPYLLSAIRMVEAGHATPEDIDNGMVLGCAHPMGPLRLTDLVGLDTTMAVAESMYAEYKEPLYAPPPLLRRMVEAGLYGKKSGRGFYDYTRGE